The segment GCAGGGAAGACGCAATGCGCGCATGAAAACCGTTTTTTCAATGGGAATGAAGGCAAATTACATGCATATACACCTAATGTCAATACGGAACAGAAACCCGCCCGGGCGGAAAATCCCCCAATGCATTGATTTTTCATCATTCGTTAGTGATTGACGCGGGTTCAGAAAAGACAACGCCGCGGTCCGGAAGGGCCGCGGCGTTGTTCAAGACAGCGTGTCGCTTCAGAACGCGATATAGGGTCCCGCGCCCAGCGGCGTGGACGCGCCCTCCAGAGCCGTCACGACGGTCTTGCCGTAATAGAACGGCAAGCCCCAGTCGAACGAGGCTCCGAAACCGCTCAGCCCGCCTCCGCCGAGATTGGCGAAAGCGGTTTTGCCTGTCGCGACCAGCGCCTCGGCGTTCGCGATGCCAAAACTCACCAGCACGCTGCCCTGCCCGTTGCTGCCGGTCAGCGTGGCCGACAGCGCGAGAGTCGACGCCGGGCAGTAGAACCCGCTGGCGGTGGCGCCGCACAGGGGGATACTGTCCGAGAAAAACAGACCGTTCGAACCGGTGTCGATAAAGCTGTCGACCAGGGAAACCCCCTTGTACCGTGTGGTGAAGTAACCGCTGCCGTTCACCGCGAGCACGGTCGCCGCGGTCGCCGGACTGTTGTTGGCGCGTGTGCCGATACCGAAGGTCAGGGTGCCGCTTGGCGCATAAAGACCGCCCGCTCCAACCACCGGCAGCGTGATGAGCGTGCCGTTGTTATCCAGGGGAAACGCCGAGACCGGGTTGATCACCTGTTGGGCGACAGGCAAGGTCCGGGCGCCGCAGCTCGCGCCGGCGCAAGTGAAATAACGGCTCTGGCCCGAATTGGACTCGCAGGTGCTGCCGCAATCCTTCGCTTGATGACCAATACCGAGAATACCGTTGGCCTGCAGCCCGGACACCGAGGTGATCGGGGTGCCCTTGCTCAGGCAGGACGCGGGAGGCGGCGCGAAGCCGGACGGACTGACAACCTGAACGGGGATCGACGAGGCCACTTCGTCGCCCATTTTGACATCGGCCTGCACCACCGGTCCCCAGACCGGCCCGGAGGCGAAGGTGTAGCATTCGGCGACCGGCTGGCCGTTGGCGCTGTTCACCACCGGGAGAAACCCGCTGGCGTCGAACGCCGCGCCGATCAGCCGCAGGCCGACCGACCCGGTATCCAGCAGTACGTGATCGATCGACTGGCATTGCGAGGTGCCGGGCACACAGACCTTCACCGTGACGAAAGGCTGGTTGACCGAACGGTTGTTCGGTCCGCTGTCCACCACCACGCTGACGCTGTTGACGAACGACGGGGTGGCGGGTGTGGAAGGCGTGGCCGGCGTCGACGACGAGCCGCCTCCACCGCCTCCGCCGCCGCAGGCGGTCAACAGGCTGGCGACAAATACGATCAGGCAGGCGATCCGGTTTTTCATGGAAACGTCTTTCACAGGTTTACTGGATCACATCCACCGGCACACCGGCCGGCAGCAGGGATTTGAGCCATGCGCGACCACGGAAAGTCATTCCGCGGCCGAACGATTGCACCACCAGGTCGGGGCCCGCGACCTCGGCTCGGCGGCGGTTGCCATTGCCCTCGCCGATGGCCCGGGTGTACTCGGCGAACCGCGACTTGCCAAGCAGGGCGCTCAGATCGGGGATATCGGATCCGTTCCAGGTGACCGCGAACACCGTGCCATCGGCGGCCGCGTATTCGCGGATCGTGATGCCGGCCGGATCCAGACTGGTGCGAACCGAATAACCGGCCGTATTCGCCGCCGCCGCCGCGATCACTTTGCGGCCGGCCGGCACCGGATCGGACAATTTGTCGCCCAGCGCCGCATGAGCGGCGGGCGCCAGGCACGCGGTCGCGAACAAGAGACTCAATAACGCTTTCATGTCATCCACCCAGAAAAAAGAAATCTTGGCGCGAAGCCATATCTTCCCATAATGGCATAGCCATGACGGGCTGCCAGCCCGCCGGACAGGTAAATTTTTCTCAGAAATGGCGCGAATCCGAAATCCGACCCCTTCGCGGGGAAGTCCCCAAACCCATCCTTCATGAAAATTGACACGGCACCGCCCCAGCACGTTATGATGGATCCCATGCCATATCTTCAGTCCGCCCGCCTTTTCCTTTCGACCCGGCCGTGTTGTCGCCCCACGCCGGCGATGCGGACTGCCTGAACGATTTTCCCGTTTTTCCCGAGCCGGCCACAGTCATCGATCATGCTGTGGCCTTTTTTGCGTCCCTTTCACGGAGACTCGCCATGCCGCTTCACCTGTACGACACCTGGACCCGCTCACTGCGCCCCTTCGAACCGATTCAAGCCGGGCAGGTCGGTCTGTATTGCTGCGGCCCGACAGTCTACGACTACGCGCATATCGGCAATCTGCGCACCTATCTGTTCGAGGACGTGCTGCGCCGGGTTCTGCGGATCCATGGCTACGCCGTGCGCCATGTGGTGAACATCACCGATGTCGGCCATCTGGTTTCGGACGCGGACGACGGCGAGGACAAAATGGAGAAGGGCAGCCGCCGCACCGGCAAGCGCGCCGAAGAGATCGCCGAGTATTATCTGGCCGCCTTCCTGGCCGACTGGCGCGCCCTGAATCTGGAAGAGCCGGAAATCTGGTGCCGCGCCACCGGACACATCGGCGAGCAGATCGCTTTCATCGCCGATCTGCAAAGCAAAGGATTCACCTACCGGACGCCCGACGGCATCTATTTTGACGCCACGCGCCAGCCCGATTACGGCCGGCTCGCCCGCCTGGACACCGAAGGCCTGATGGCCGGCGCTCGGGTGGAGGGCGGCGACAAGCGCCACCCCACCGACTTCGCGCTGTGGAAATTCAGCCCGGAAGGCGAAACGCGACAGATGGAATGGGACAGCCCGTGGGGCCGGGGCTTTCCCGGCTGGCATATCGAATGCTCGGCGATGGCGGAGCACTACCTGGGGCCCTGGTTCGACATCCACTGTGGCGGCGAGGACCATATTCCGGTCCACCACACCAACGAAATCGCCCAGACCGAGGCGCGCCACGGCACGCGTCTGGCGAACTTCTGGATGCACGGTTATTTCCTGAAAACCGGCAACGGCAAGATGTCCAAGTCCGACGGCGAATTCCTCACGCTCGCGCGCCTCGCCGAACGGGGTTTCGCGGCGCTGGACTGGCGCTACCTCTGTCTGACCGCGCACTACCGCCACCAAATGGTGTTTTCCTGGGAGGCGCTGGAGGCCGCGGCCGTCGCGCGGCGGCGGCTGGGCGACGGGGTGCGGCGTCTTGGCGAAACCGACGGGCGGATCGACCCGGCACGGCGCGAGAGATTCATGGACGCGCTCGATCAGGACCTGAACCTGCCGCAGGCGTTGTCGATCGCCTGGGAGACGCTGGGCAGCGCGCTCGCCGACGCCGACAAGCGCGCCACCTTGCTGTGGTTCGACCGTGTTCTCGGACTGGATCTGGGGAAGGCGGAAACCGTTTCCGTGCCGGATACGGTGCGCGATCTGTTGGCGCTTCGCGAAACGGCCCGCGCCACGCGCGACTGGAAAGAAGCGGACCGCCTGCGCGAAGCGGTCCGCGAGGAAGGCTACGACATCGAGGACGGCGCGGAGGGCCCGCGCGTCAGGCCACGTCTTCCAGGCTGAACATCTCGGTCTGGTCGTCGTAGTTGAAGATCTCGGCGTACCGGCCCCAGTTGATCACCGAGTCGAGGGTTTCCTCCGCCGCTTCGTCGGAGAGGAAATCCTCCAGCTCCTGCTTGAAGCGCTCGCGCGGCGCGCGCTGGCCGGGGCGTTCGTGCAGCACGGTGGCGATGCGCGACACCAGCGGCACGGTACGCACCAGTTGCGCGGCGAACAGCTGTTTGCGCTCCTGGGTGTCGAACTCGCCGAACAGCTTGCCGAAATGGGTCAGCATGATGTCGCCCTCGGACAGTTCGGCGAATCCCATGTGCTGCAGAAATTCCGCCACCGGGAAGAGATCGTCGACCTCCAGGTGCAGGCTCTGGGCGATCTCGGGCAAGTCGGCGCGGCCGTTGTAGGGCTGCTGGGCCAGGGTTTCGATCAGACCGGCCAGAAGGTTGGTCGACACCTGCGGCAGCCAGCTGCCCAGCTCCAGGCCGGCCTTGCGCGCCGCGTCGGCCGCCGGGCGGGCGGTCATCTTGGCGTAGATATCGTCGACCAGCTGGCGGAACGCCGGATCCAGGCGGTTGCGCGGATGCGGAAATGGCACGGTGATTTCCGCCACCATGCGCCCGGGGTTGGACGACAGCAGCAGGATGCGGTCGCACATGAACACCGCTTCCTCGATATTGTGGGTGACGATCAGAATCGAGTCGATCGGCAGGTCGCCGTCGTTCCA is part of the Paludibacterium paludis genome and harbors:
- a CDS encoding AAA-associated domain-containing protein, whose translation is MHNTIPNEILNVRQVGVGFQKAQGEQRVLDGVDLSLKKGEIVGLLGRSGSGKSTLLRIIAGLIRPTEGEVNYCGKPLKGPAEGVAMVFQTFALFPWLTVLENVEAGLEALGVPAKERRERALKAIDLIGLDGFESAYPREMSGGMRQRVGFARALVVNPTLLLMDEPFSALDVLTAETLRTDLLDLWNDGDLPIDSILIVTHNIEEAVFMCDRILLLSSNPGRMVAEITVPFPHPRNRLDPAFRQLVDDIYAKMTARPAADAARKAGLELGSWLPQVSTNLLAGLIETLAQQPYNGRADLPEIAQSLHLEVDDLFPVAEFLQHMGFAELSEGDIMLTHFGKLFGEFDTQERKQLFAAQLVRTVPLVSRIATVLHERPGQRAPRERFKQELEDFLSDEAAEETLDSVINWGRYAEIFNYDDQTEMFSLEDVA
- the cysS gene encoding cysteine--tRNA ligase, with the translated sequence MPLHLYDTWTRSLRPFEPIQAGQVGLYCCGPTVYDYAHIGNLRTYLFEDVLRRVLRIHGYAVRHVVNITDVGHLVSDADDGEDKMEKGSRRTGKRAEEIAEYYLAAFLADWRALNLEEPEIWCRATGHIGEQIAFIADLQSKGFTYRTPDGIYFDATRQPDYGRLARLDTEGLMAGARVEGGDKRHPTDFALWKFSPEGETRQMEWDSPWGRGFPGWHIECSAMAEHYLGPWFDIHCGGEDHIPVHHTNEIAQTEARHGTRLANFWMHGYFLKTGNGKMSKSDGEFLTLARLAERGFAALDWRYLCLTAHYRHQMVFSWEALEAAAVARRRLGDGVRRLGETDGRIDPARRERFMDALDQDLNLPQALSIAWETLGSALADADKRATLLWFDRVLGLDLGKAETVSVPDTVRDLLALRETARATRDWKEADRLREAVREEGYDIEDGAEGPRVRPRLPG
- a CDS encoding DUF3443 family protein — protein: MKNRIACLIVFVASLLTACGGGGGGGGSSSTPATPSTPATPSFVNSVSVVVDSGPNNRSVNQPFVTVKVCVPGTSQCQSIDHVLLDTGSVGLRLIGAAFDASGFLPVVNSANGQPVAECYTFASGPVWGPVVQADVKMGDEVASSIPVQVVSPSGFAPPPASCLSKGTPITSVSGLQANGILGIGHQAKDCGSTCESNSGQSRYFTCAGASCGARTLPVAQQVINPVSAFPLDNNGTLITLPVVGAGGLYAPSGTLTFGIGTRANNSPATAATVLAVNGSGYFTTRYKGVSLVDSFIDTGSNGLFFSDSIPLCGATASGFYCPASTLALSATLTGSNGQGSVLVSFGIANAEALVATGKTAFANLGGGGLSGFGASFDWGLPFYYGKTVVTALEGASTPLGAGPYIAF
- a CDS encoding DUF2844 domain-containing protein codes for the protein MKALLSLLFATACLAPAAHAALGDKLSDPVPAGRKVIAAAAANTAGYSVRTSLDPAGITIREYAAADGTVFAVTWNGSDIPDLSALLGKSRFAEYTRAIGEGNGNRRRAEVAGPDLVVQSFGRGMTFRGRAWLKSLLPAGVPVDVIQ